In Pseudomonas fluorescens, one genomic interval encodes:
- the hfq gene encoding RNA chaperone Hfq has protein sequence MSKGHSLQDPYLNTLRKEKVGVSIYLVNGIKLQGTIESFDQFVILLKNTVSQMVYKHAISTVVPVRPIRLPSATESDAGDAEPGNA, from the coding sequence ATGTCAAAAGGGCATTCGCTACAAGACCCTTACTTGAATACTTTACGTAAAGAGAAAGTTGGGGTTTCCATCTACCTGGTCAACGGTATCAAACTGCAAGGCACGATCGAGTCGTTCGACCAGTTCGTTATCCTGCTGAAAAACACCGTCAGCCAGATGGTTTACAAACACGCTATCTCGACAGTCGTGCCAGTACGTCCAATTCGTCTGCCTAGCGCAACCGAATCCGATGCGGGTGACGCTGAGCCAGGTAACGCCTGA
- the hflX gene encoding ribosome rescue GTPase HflX, with amino-acid sequence MFFERHGGGERVILVHLEGQDPEAREDPQEFQELANSAGAETVAFFNVPRHRPTAKFLIGSGKVEELRDLVHAEKADLVIFNHILTPSQERNLERVFECRVIDRTGLILDIFAQRARTHEGKLQVELAQLDHMSTRLVRGWTHLERQGGGIGMRGPGETQLETDRRLLRVRLRQIKGRLEKVRSQREQSRRGRSRADIPTVSLVGYTNAGKSTLFNNVTKSEVYAADQLFATLDPTLRRLELDDLGPIVLADTVGFIRHLPHKLVEAFRSTLEESSNSDLLLHVIDAAEPDRMLQIEQVMVVLGEIGAQDLPILEVYNKLDLLEGVEPQIQRDADGKPQRVWLSARDGTGLELLEQAIAELLGSDLFVGTLRLPQRFARLRAQFFELGAVQKEEHDEEGICLLAVRLPRVELNRLVSREGLQPMEFIEQHTLQ; translated from the coding sequence TTGTTCTTTGAGCGCCACGGTGGTGGTGAGCGAGTCATCCTCGTTCACTTGGAAGGTCAGGACCCTGAGGCGCGCGAAGATCCGCAGGAGTTTCAGGAATTGGCTAATTCGGCGGGCGCCGAGACCGTTGCGTTTTTTAACGTACCGCGTCATCGGCCAACCGCCAAATTCCTGATTGGCAGCGGCAAGGTCGAGGAATTACGCGACCTGGTCCATGCCGAAAAGGCCGATCTGGTGATTTTCAATCACATTCTCACGCCCAGTCAGGAACGTAACCTCGAACGTGTTTTCGAGTGTCGCGTGATCGACCGTACCGGCCTGATTCTCGATATCTTCGCTCAGCGCGCCCGTACCCATGAAGGCAAGCTCCAGGTAGAACTGGCCCAGCTTGATCACATGAGCACCCGCCTGGTTCGCGGCTGGACTCACCTTGAGCGTCAGGGTGGCGGTATCGGCATGCGTGGCCCGGGTGAAACCCAGCTCGAAACCGACCGGCGTCTGCTGCGGGTTCGTCTGCGTCAGATCAAGGGTCGTCTGGAAAAAGTGCGCAGCCAGCGCGAGCAATCGCGTCGCGGCCGTTCCCGTGCGGATATCCCTACCGTGTCTCTGGTGGGCTATACCAACGCCGGCAAATCCACGCTGTTCAATAACGTGACCAAATCCGAGGTGTACGCGGCCGACCAGTTGTTCGCCACCCTCGACCCGACCCTGCGCCGTCTGGAACTGGACGACCTGGGGCCGATCGTTCTGGCTGACACGGTAGGGTTCATTCGGCACTTGCCGCACAAGCTGGTCGAGGCATTTCGGTCTACGCTCGAAGAGTCGAGCAATTCCGACCTGCTGTTGCACGTGATCGATGCGGCCGAACCGGATCGCATGTTGCAGATCGAGCAGGTGATGGTGGTACTGGGCGAGATCGGAGCCCAGGACTTGCCGATCCTCGAGGTATACAACAAACTCGATTTGCTTGAAGGCGTTGAGCCACAGATCCAGCGCGATGCCGATGGCAAACCGCAGCGGGTCTGGCTGTCGGCGCGCGATGGCACGGGGCTGGAATTGCTTGAGCAAGCCATTGCCGAGTTGCTGGGCAGTGATTTGTTTGTGGGGACATTGCGCTTGCCGCAACGGTTCGCTCGACTGCGTGCGCAGTTCTTCGAACTCGGTGCGGTACAGAAAGAAGAGCATGACGAAGAAGGCATCTGCCTGCTGGCCGTTCGTTTGCCCCGGGTCGAGTTGAATCGACTGGTAAGCCGCGAAGGATTGCAGCCGATGGAATTCATCGAGCAACACACTTTGCAATAA
- the tsaE gene encoding tRNA (adenosine(37)-N6)-threonylcarbamoyltransferase complex ATPase subunit type 1 TsaE: protein MSEVTLYLADEQAMSDFGARIARITQGHGLIFLEGNLGMGKTTLSRGIIRGLGHVGAVKSPTFTLVEPYEIGDVRAFHFDLYRLVDPEELEFLGIRDYFEDDALCLIEWPDKGAGFLPKPDLTITISPQDSGRSLKILSQGSRGEAWCAALALESN from the coding sequence GTGTCTGAAGTAACCCTGTACCTGGCCGATGAACAGGCCATGAGCGACTTTGGCGCACGGATCGCCCGCATTACCCAGGGTCACGGCCTGATTTTCCTGGAAGGCAATCTGGGCATGGGCAAAACCACCCTGTCGCGGGGCATCATTCGTGGGTTGGGGCATGTCGGCGCGGTAAAAAGTCCGACCTTCACCTTGGTCGAACCCTACGAGATCGGTGATGTGCGCGCCTTCCACTTCGACCTGTATCGCCTGGTCGATCCGGAGGAGCTGGAGTTTCTCGGCATCCGCGACTATTTCGAAGACGACGCACTGTGCCTGATCGAGTGGCCCGATAAAGGTGCAGGCTTTTTGCCAAAGCCTGACCTGACCATTACCATTAGCCCGCAAGACAGCGGGCGTTCGCTGAAAATTTTATCCCAGGGCTCGCGTGGCGAGGCCTGGTGTGCCGCTTTGGCATTGGAATCCAATTAA
- a CDS encoding NAD(P)H-hydrate dehydratase: protein MPHTKDELPDALYGAAQVRALDARLIAAGTPGFELMQRAAHATWRALVRQWPSASEMTVLAGHGNNAGDGFLIAALAHRAGWAVRVLAVGDPQRLQGDAAQAYAQAINDGVAVQGWTAQSELRGVIVDALLGTGLAGDVREPYAAAIKAINASGLPVVAVDIPSGLCADTGHVLGIAVHADLTVTFIGLKLGLFTGDAADQVGALVFNDLQAAADIYRDIPVSALRLSAANLPRLAPRAPAAHKGRFGHLLLIGGDQGFGGAILLSSETALRSGAGMVSLATRSEHVPAALTRIPEVMVLGTSSANQLMGLLEKVSVLVVGPGLGQASWGRALLSAAANAPLPQVWDADALNLLASGFVSLPKECVITPHPGEAARLLGVSTAEVQADRPAAARALSKKYSAVVVLKGAGSLIAHPDGRLALCHQGHPAMATAGLGDVLAGLTGALLAQGMNGFDAACLAVWLHANAGAQQGKFGRGLAASDLIPVIRQLLEEHAPCLK, encoded by the coding sequence ATGCCGCACACGAAAGATGAATTACCCGACGCGCTGTATGGCGCTGCACAGGTGCGAGCACTCGATGCGCGGCTGATCGCTGCGGGCACGCCGGGCTTCGAATTGATGCAGCGCGCCGCGCACGCGACCTGGCGTGCATTGGTGCGGCAATGGCCGTCGGCGAGCGAAATGACTGTGCTTGCCGGGCATGGCAACAACGCCGGTGATGGTTTTCTGATCGCCGCGCTGGCGCACCGGGCCGGGTGGGCGGTGCGGGTGCTGGCCGTCGGTGATCCGCAACGTTTGCAGGGCGATGCAGCACAGGCTTATGCGCAGGCCATCAACGATGGCGTCGCCGTGCAGGGTTGGACCGCGCAAAGCGAGCTGCGCGGGGTGATTGTCGATGCCTTGCTCGGCACTGGGCTGGCCGGCGATGTCCGTGAACCGTATGCCGCTGCAATCAAGGCGATCAATGCCAGTGGCCTGCCGGTGGTGGCGGTGGATATTCCTTCCGGACTGTGTGCCGATACCGGACATGTCCTCGGCATTGCGGTTCACGCTGACCTTACCGTGACTTTCATCGGCTTGAAGCTCGGCCTGTTCACCGGGGATGCGGCGGATCAGGTCGGGGCGTTGGTGTTTAACGATCTGCAAGCCGCCGCCGACATCTACCGTGACATTCCTGTCAGCGCTCTGCGTCTCTCGGCGGCTAATCTTCCACGATTGGCCCCGCGTGCGCCCGCTGCACACAAAGGGCGCTTCGGGCACTTGCTGCTGATCGGCGGCGATCAGGGTTTTGGCGGGGCGATTCTGCTCAGTAGCGAAACGGCCTTGCGCAGCGGCGCCGGAATGGTGTCGCTGGCAACCCGTTCGGAACATGTCCCGGCAGCGCTGACGCGAATCCCGGAAGTCATGGTGCTCGGCACGTCGTCGGCCAATCAGTTGATGGGGCTGCTGGAAAAGGTTTCGGTGCTGGTGGTTGGTCCGGGACTCGGGCAGGCGAGTTGGGGGCGGGCGCTGTTATCCGCTGCTGCCAATGCGCCGCTGCCACAGGTTTGGGACGCCGACGCATTGAATCTGCTGGCGAGCGGATTTGTCAGTCTGCCCAAGGAATGCGTGATCACCCCGCATCCGGGCGAGGCGGCGCGCCTGCTGGGCGTGAGTACCGCTGAGGTGCAGGCAGATCGTCCGGCCGCCGCGCGGGCGTTGAGCAAAAAATACTCGGCCGTCGTCGTGCTCAAAGGCGCCGGCAGCCTGATCGCCCACCCCGATGGGCGTCTGGCGCTGTGTCATCAAGGCCATCCGGCCATGGCAACCGCCGGCCTGGGCGACGTACTCGCCGGCTTGACTGGCGCGTTGTTGGCCCAAGGCATGAACGGCTTCGATGCCGCCTGCCTGGCCGTCTGGCTGCACGCCAATGCCGGCGCGCAACAAGGTAAATTCGGCCGTGGGCTGGCGGCCAGTGATCTGATTCCAGTCATTCGTCAGTTGTTGGAGGAGCATGCACCGTGTCTGAAGTAA
- a CDS encoding N-acetylmuramoyl-L-alanine amidase, with translation MLMAVTVNAVAETKVNSVRLWRAPDNTRLVFDLSGPVQHSVFTLTAPDRLVIDINGATLGAPLKVSTANTPITAMRSAQRTPTDLRVVIDLKKAVTPKSFSLAPNAQYGNRLVVDLFDNPADAAPPPAPTPSVATVPAVPVTPSEPAIKLPPAPAGKRDIIVVIDAGHGGEDPGASGSRGQREKDVVLQIARELQRQVNGMKGFRAELTRTGDYFIPLRGRTEIARKKGADLFVSIHADAAPSAAAFGASVFALSDRGATSETARWLADSENRSDLIGGAGNVSLDDKDRMLAGVLLDLSMTASLTSSLNVGQKVLTNIGRVTPLHKQRVEQAGFMVLKSPDIPSILVETGFISNANEANKLSASSHQQALARSISSGVRQFFQQNPPPGTYIAWLRDSGKIAQGPRDHRVSPGETLAMIAVRYQVSPATLRSANNLSSDELKIGQHLTIPGTELASKE, from the coding sequence ATGTTGATGGCAGTAACCGTCAACGCTGTGGCCGAGACAAAGGTCAACAGCGTGCGCCTGTGGCGGGCGCCGGACAACACGCGACTGGTCTTCGACCTGAGCGGTCCGGTGCAGCACAGCGTCTTCACCCTGACCGCACCGGATCGGCTGGTGATCGACATCAATGGCGCCACCCTGGGGGCGCCGTTAAAGGTCTCGACTGCTAACACGCCGATCACCGCGATGCGCTCGGCCCAGCGCACGCCGACCGATCTGCGAGTGGTCATCGACCTGAAAAAAGCCGTCACCCCGAAAAGTTTCTCGCTGGCGCCGAACGCGCAATATGGCAACCGTCTGGTGGTCGACCTGTTCGACAACCCGGCCGATGCCGCGCCGCCGCCTGCGCCAACGCCATCGGTCGCCACCGTGCCGGCAGTGCCGGTGACACCGTCTGAACCGGCGATCAAGTTGCCACCGGCCCCGGCCGGCAAGCGCGACATCATTGTGGTGATCGACGCCGGTCACGGCGGCGAAGACCCGGGTGCGTCCGGCTCGCGCGGCCAGCGTGAGAAAGACGTGGTGCTGCAGATCGCCCGCGAGCTGCAGCGTCAGGTCAACGGCATGAAAGGTTTCCGCGCCGAACTGACCCGTACCGGCGACTACTTCATCCCGTTGCGCGGCCGTACCGAAATTGCCCGCAAGAAGGGCGCCGACCTGTTCGTTTCGATCCACGCCGACGCTGCGCCGTCTGCGGCAGCCTTCGGTGCCTCGGTGTTTGCCCTGTCTGATCGCGGCGCGACATCCGAGACCGCCCGTTGGCTGGCCGACAGCGAAAACCGTTCCGACCTGATCGGTGGTGCCGGCAACGTCAGCCTCGACGACAAGGACCGCATGCTCGCCGGCGTACTGCTTGACTTGTCGATGACCGCATCGCTGACTTCCAGCCTCAACGTCGGCCAGAAAGTCCTGACCAACATCGGTCGCGTGACTCCGTTGCACAAGCAGCGCGTGGAGCAGGCCGGGTTCATGGTGTTGAAGTCGCCGGACATCCCGTCGATCCTCGTCGAAACCGGCTTCATCTCCAACGCCAACGAGGCGAACAAACTATCGGCTTCAAGCCACCAGCAGGCGCTGGCGCGTTCGATCAGCAGCGGCGTGCGCCAGTTCTTCCAGCAGAATCCGCCACCGGGCACCTACATTGCCTGGCTGCGTGACTCCGGCAAGATCGCCCAAGGCCCGCGCGATCACCGCGTGAGCCCGGGCGAGACGCTGGCGATGATCGCCGTGCGTTATCAGGTGTCCCCCGCGACGCTGCGCAGTGCCAACAATCTAAGTAGCGATGAGCTGAAGATCGGCCAGCACCTGACCATTCCCGGCACCGAACTGGCGTCCAAAGAATGA
- the mutL gene encoding DNA mismatch repair endonuclease MutL — protein sequence MLNAARIELLSPRLANQIAAGEVVERPASVIKELLENSLDSGAKRIDVDVEQGGVKLLRVRDDGSGISADDLPLALARHATSKIRNLEDLEQVMSLGFRGEALASISSVARLTLTSRTRDADQAWQVETEGRDMAPRVQPAAHPVGTSVEVRDLFFNTPARRKFLKTEKTEFDHLQEVIKRLALARFDVAFHLRHNGKTILSLHEAHDDAARARRVAAICGSGFLEQALPIEIERNGLHLWGWVGLPTFNRSQADLQYFFVNGRAVRDKLVAHAVRQAYRDVLFNGRHPTFALFFEVDPAAVDVNVHPTKHEVRFRDGRMVHDFLYGTLHRALGDVRPEDQLAGSVTTAVVRPTGIEAGEFGPQGEMRLAANALLEQPQAQPAFNTSSGASAGGAYQYQYTPRPQSAVPAAEAQAAYREFFAPLPEANANALPAGQEDIPPLGYALAQLKGIYILSENAQGLVLVDMHAAHERIMYERLKIAMASEGLSGQPLLVPESLAVSQREADCAEEHAAWFQKLGFELQRLGPETLAIRQIPALLKQAEANRLVGDVLSDLMEYGTSDRIQAHLNELLGTMACHGAIRANRRLALPEMNGLLRDMENTERSGQCNHGRPTWTQLGLDDLDKLFLRGR from the coding sequence GTGTTGAACGCCGCACGCATCGAACTGCTCAGCCCGCGGCTGGCGAACCAGATCGCCGCCGGCGAGGTGGTCGAGCGCCCGGCTTCGGTGATCAAGGAGTTGCTGGAAAACAGTCTCGACTCCGGTGCCAAGCGCATCGATGTCGATGTCGAGCAGGGCGGCGTCAAGCTGCTGCGGGTGCGTGACGATGGCAGCGGCATTTCCGCCGACGACCTGCCGCTGGCGCTGGCCCGTCACGCCACCAGCAAGATTCGCAATCTCGAAGATCTGGAGCAGGTGATGAGCCTGGGCTTCCGTGGTGAGGCACTGGCGTCGATCAGCTCCGTGGCGCGCCTGACCCTGACCTCGCGCACCCGCGATGCTGATCAGGCCTGGCAGGTCGAAACCGAAGGTCGCGACATGGCGCCTCGGGTGCAGCCGGCGGCGCATCCGGTCGGTACCTCGGTGGAAGTGCGCGACCTGTTTTTCAATACGCCGGCGCGGCGCAAGTTTCTCAAGACCGAAAAAACCGAATTCGATCACCTGCAAGAAGTGATCAAGCGTCTGGCGCTGGCGCGTTTCGACGTGGCCTTCCATCTGCGCCACAACGGCAAGACCATCCTCAGCCTGCACGAGGCCCACGATGATGCAGCCCGCGCCCGGCGTGTGGCGGCGATCTGTGGTTCGGGGTTCCTCGAGCAGGCGCTGCCGATCGAGATCGAGCGCAATGGCCTGCACCTGTGGGGCTGGGTCGGGTTGCCGACCTTCAACCGCAGCCAGGCGGACTTGCAGTATTTCTTCGTGAACGGCCGTGCGGTGCGCGACAAACTGGTGGCGCACGCGGTGCGTCAGGCTTATCGCGATGTGCTGTTCAACGGTCGTCATCCGACCTTCGCGCTGTTTTTCGAAGTCGATCCGGCGGCGGTGGACGTCAACGTGCACCCGACCAAGCACGAAGTGCGCTTCCGTGACGGGCGCATGGTGCATGACTTCCTTTATGGCACGTTGCACCGCGCCTTGGGTGATGTGCGTCCGGAAGATCAGCTGGCCGGCTCTGTCACCACCGCTGTGGTGCGTCCAACCGGTATCGAGGCCGGCGAGTTCGGCCCGCAGGGCGAAATGCGTCTGGCGGCCAACGCGCTGCTGGAACAGCCGCAGGCGCAACCGGCGTTCAATACTTCGTCGGGCGCCAGCGCTGGTGGCGCTTATCAGTATCAGTACACGCCGCGTCCGCAGTCGGCTGTGCCGGCCGCCGAGGCACAAGCCGCTTACCGCGAGTTCTTCGCACCGTTGCCGGAAGCGAATGCCAACGCGCTGCCAGCCGGCCAGGAAGACATTCCGCCGCTCGGTTACGCGCTGGCGCAGCTCAAGGGCATCTACATTCTCTCCGAGAATGCTCAGGGGCTGGTTCTGGTGGACATGCATGCCGCGCACGAGCGGATCATGTACGAACGCCTGAAAATCGCCATGGCCAGCGAAGGTCTCAGCGGTCAGCCGCTGTTGGTGCCGGAGTCGCTGGCGGTCAGTCAGCGAGAGGCCGATTGCGCTGAAGAACACGCTGCATGGTTCCAGAAACTGGGCTTCGAGCTGCAGCGTCTGGGCCCGGAAACATTGGCAATCCGCCAGATTCCGGCGCTGCTCAAGCAGGCCGAGGCCAATCGTCTGGTGGGTGACGTGCTGTCGGACCTGATGGAATACGGCACCAGCGACCGGATTCAGGCGCACCTGAACGAACTGCTCGGGACCATGGCCTGCCACGGCGCGATCCGCGCCAACCGGCGCCTGGCCCTGCCGGAAATGAACGGCCTGCTGCGCGACATGGAAAACACCGAGCGCAGTGGACAATGCAACCATGGCCGACCGACCTGGACCCAACTGGGCCTGGACGATCTGGACAAACTGTTCCTGCGCGGTCGTTGA
- the miaA gene encoding tRNA (adenosine(37)-N6)-dimethylallyltransferase MiaA, producing MSQLPPAIFLMGPTAAGKTDLAIELTKVLPCELISVDSALVYRGMDIGTAKPSKELLAEFPHRLIDILDPAEAYSAADFRRDALQAMAEITARGKIPLLVGGTMLYYKALVDGLADMPAADPEVRAQIEEEAARLGWQALHDQLASIDPVSAARIHPNDPQRLSRALEVYRVSGQSMTALRQQQSAQSTEAAASGRQQLPYTVANLAIAPANRQVLHERIKQRFTNMLEQGFIDEVVALRKRSDLHSGLPSIRAVGYRQVWDYLDGKLSLAEMQERGIIATRQLAKRQFTWLRSWEELHWLDSLDCDNLPRALKYLGTISILS from the coding sequence ATGAGCCAGCTTCCTCCAGCGATTTTCCTGATGGGCCCGACCGCTGCGGGCAAGACCGACCTGGCCATCGAGCTGACCAAGGTGCTGCCGTGCGAGCTGATCAGCGTCGACTCGGCGCTGGTCTATCGCGGCATGGACATCGGCACCGCCAAACCTTCCAAAGAATTGCTGGCCGAGTTTCCGCACCGGTTGATCGACATTCTCGATCCGGCCGAGGCCTATTCGGCTGCGGATTTCCGTCGCGATGCCCTGCAAGCTATGGCCGAGATCACCGCACGCGGAAAAATTCCGCTGCTGGTTGGCGGCACCATGCTCTATTACAAGGCGTTGGTTGATGGCCTGGCGGACATGCCGGCGGCGGATCCCGAAGTCCGTGCGCAGATCGAGGAAGAGGCTGCACGCCTTGGCTGGCAAGCCTTGCATGATCAACTGGCGAGCATCGATCCGGTATCGGCGGCACGCATTCATCCGAACGATCCGCAGCGCCTGAGTCGGGCGCTGGAGGTTTATCGGGTCAGCGGTCAGAGCATGACTGCCCTGCGTCAGCAACAATCTGCGCAAAGTACTGAAGCAGCCGCTTCGGGACGGCAACAATTGCCCTATACTGTCGCGAACTTGGCCATTGCTCCGGCAAATCGCCAGGTACTGCATGAGCGCATTAAACAAAGATTCACAAATATGCTGGAACAGGGGTTCATCGACGAGGTCGTAGCCCTGCGTAAAAGAAGTGACCTGCATTCCGGGTTGCCGTCTATACGTGCGGTAGGCTACCGCCAAGTCTGGGACTACCTGGATGGCAAGCTGTCGTTAGCTGAAATGCAGGAACGCGGCATCATTGCCACGCGTCAATTGGCCAAGCGCCAGTTCACCTGGCTGCGCAGCTGGGAAGAACTGCACTGGCTGGACAGTCTTGATTGCGACAATCTGCCACGCGCCTTGAAATACCTTGGGACCATCTCCATATTGAGCTGA
- the queG gene encoding tRNA epoxyqueuosine(34) reductase QueG, giving the protein MSAITTDLPALAQSIKDWGRELGFQQVGISGLDLAEHEQHLERWLAAGYHGEMDYMGAHGSKRSHPEQLVPGTLRVVSLRMDYLPGDTQMAQMLAQPEKAYVSRYALGRDYHKLIRKRVQQLADRIQSEIGPFGFRAFVDSAPVLEKAIAEQAGLGWIGKNTLVLNRKAGSYFFLSELFVDLPLPVDEPHSSEHCGRCTACLDICPTYAFVGPYVLDARRCISYLTIELKNAIPEDLRPLIGNRVFGCDDCQIVCPWNRFARPSGESDFKPRHNLDNAELAELFLWDEDKFLSSTEGSPLRRAGYERWLRNLAVGLGNAPSSIPVLEALKARRDYPSDLVREHVEWALKQHGQL; this is encoded by the coding sequence ATGTCCGCCATCACCACAGATCTGCCCGCCCTCGCCCAATCGATCAAGGATTGGGGCCGCGAGCTGGGCTTCCAGCAAGTCGGCATCAGCGGTCTGGACCTGGCCGAGCATGAGCAGCACCTGGAGCGCTGGCTCGCCGCCGGCTACCACGGCGAAATGGATTACATGGGCGCCCACGGCAGTAAACGCTCGCATCCGGAGCAACTGGTTCCGGGTACGTTACGCGTGGTTTCGCTGCGCATGGACTACCTGCCCGGCGACACGCAAATGGCGCAAATGCTCGCGCAACCGGAGAAAGCCTACGTTTCGCGTTATGCCTTGGGCCGCGATTACCACAAATTGATCCGTAAACGTGTGCAGCAATTGGCTGACAGGATTCAGTCGGAGATCGGCCCGTTCGGTTTTCGCGCCTTCGTCGACAGCGCCCCGGTGCTGGAAAAAGCCATCGCCGAGCAGGCCGGGCTGGGCTGGATCGGCAAAAACACTTTGGTACTGAACCGAAAGGCCGGCAGTTATTTCTTCTTGAGCGAACTGTTTGTCGATCTGCCGCTGCCGGTGGACGAACCGCACAGCAGCGAACATTGCGGGCGCTGCACCGCGTGCCTGGACATCTGCCCGACCTACGCCTTCGTCGGCCCCTATGTGCTGGACGCCCGGCGCTGCATCTCCTACCTGACCATCGAACTGAAAAACGCCATCCCCGAAGACCTGCGCCCGCTGATCGGCAACCGCGTGTTCGGCTGCGACGACTGCCAGATCGTCTGCCCGTGGAACCGCTTCGCCCGGCCCTCCGGGGAAAGCGACTTCAAGCCACGGCACAACCTGGACAACGCCGAACTGGCCGAGCTGTTCCTGTGGGACGAAGACAAGTTTCTCAGCAGCACCGAAGGCTCGCCGCTGCGCCGCGCCGGTTACGAGCGCTGGTTGCGCAATCTGGCGGTCGGGCTGGGCAACGCGCCGTCGAGCATTCCGGTGCTGGAGGCCTTGAAGGCGCGCCGTGATTACCCGTCCGATCTAGTCCGCGAACACGTCGAGTGGGCGCTGAAACAACACGGTCAATTGTAG
- the hflK gene encoding FtsH protease activity modulator HflK, with translation MAWNEPGGNSNNQDPWGGKRRNNGDRKGPPDLDEAFRKLQESLNGLFGGGKKRGGDDGGGSGRSGGGFGGLLGIGLVVLAAVWLYSAVYVVDEQEQAVVLRFGKYYETVGPGLNIYFPPIDKKYMENVTRERAYTKQGQMLTEDENIVEVPLTVQYKISNLQDFVLNVDQPEISLQHATDSALRHVVGSTAMDQVLTEGRELMASEIKERLQRFLDTYRTGITVTQVNVQSAAAPREVQEAFDDVIRAREDEQRSRNQAETYANGVVPEARGQAQRILEDANGYRDETVSRAKGEADRFTKLVAEYRKAPEVTRQRLYLDTMQEVFSNTSKVLVTGNKNGQSNLLYLPLDKMIQNSSGSNAPVTGSAAASNNTDVAPHVTDLPQTRTRETR, from the coding sequence ATGGCTTGGAATGAGCCGGGTGGCAACTCGAATAATCAGGATCCTTGGGGTGGCAAGCGCCGCAATAACGGCGACCGCAAGGGGCCACCGGATCTCGACGAGGCCTTCCGAAAGCTGCAGGAAAGCCTGAACGGGTTGTTCGGTGGTGGTAAGAAACGCGGTGGTGATGACGGCGGTGGTTCGGGCAGGAGTGGTGGCGGCTTCGGCGGTCTGCTCGGCATCGGCCTCGTGGTGCTGGCGGCTGTCTGGCTGTACAGCGCGGTCTATGTGGTCGACGAGCAGGAGCAAGCCGTGGTGCTGCGCTTCGGCAAGTACTACGAGACCGTCGGCCCCGGCCTGAACATCTACTTCCCGCCGATCGACAAGAAGTACATGGAAAACGTCACGCGTGAGCGTGCCTACACCAAGCAGGGCCAGATGCTGACTGAAGACGAGAACATCGTCGAAGTGCCGCTGACCGTGCAGTACAAGATCAGCAACCTGCAGGACTTCGTGCTGAACGTCGATCAGCCGGAAATCAGTCTGCAGCATGCGACCGACAGCGCCCTGCGCCACGTGGTGGGTTCGACCGCCATGGATCAGGTGCTGACCGAAGGTCGTGAATTGATGGCCAGCGAAATCAAGGAGCGTCTGCAACGTTTCCTCGATACCTATCGCACCGGTATCACCGTCACCCAGGTCAACGTACAGAGCGCAGCGGCACCGCGTGAAGTGCAGGAAGCCTTCGACGACGTGATCCGCGCCCGTGAAGACGAGCAGCGTTCGCGCAACCAGGCGGAAACCTACGCCAACGGCGTCGTGCCGGAAGCCCGTGGTCAGGCCCAGCGTATCCTCGAGGATGCCAACGGTTACCGCGACGAAACGGTTTCGCGCGCCAAGGGTGAGGCGGATCGCTTTACCAAACTGGTCGCCGAGTATCGCAAGGCCCCTGAAGTCACCCGCCAGCGTCTGTACCTGGACACCATGCAGGAAGTCTTCAGCAATACCAGCAAGGTACTCGTGACCGGCAACAAGAACGGCCAGAGCAACCTGCTTTACCTGCCGTTGGACAAAATGATCCAGAACAGTTCGGGCAGCAATGCGCCGGTTACCGGTTCGGCTGCCGCCAGCAACAACACGGACGTCGCGCCGCATGTCACTGACCTGCCGCAGACACGTACAAGGGAGACCCGCTGA